One stretch of Brevibacillus laterosporus DNA includes these proteins:
- a CDS encoding toxin ETX, with protein sequence MKKFASLILISVFLFSSTPFVHASSTDVQERLRDLAREDEAGTFNEAWNTNFKPSDEQQFSYSPTEGIVFLTPPKNVIGERRISQYKVNNAWATLEGSPTEVSGTPLYAGKNVLDNSKGTMDQELLTPEFTYTYTESTSNTTTHGLKVGVKTTATMKFPIAQGSMEASTEYNFQNSSTDTKTKQVSYKSPSQKIKVPAGKTFRVLAYLNTGSISGEANLYANVGGIAWRVSPGYPNGGGVNIGAVLTKCQQKGWGDFRNFQPSGRDVIVKGQGTFKSNYGTDFILKIEDITDSKLRNNNGSGTVVQEIKVPLIRTEI encoded by the coding sequence ATGAAAAAATTTGCAAGTTTAATTCTTATAAGTGTGTTCCTTTTTTCGAGTACGCCATTTGTTCATGCGTCATCCACAGATGTTCAAGAAAGATTACGGGACTTGGCAAGAGAAGATGAAGCTGGAACCTTTAATGAAGCATGGAATACTAACTTCAAACCCAGTGATGAACAACAATTCTCTTATAGTCCAACTGAAGGAATTGTTTTCTTAACACCACCTAAAAATGTTATTGGCGAAAGAAGAATTTCACAGTATAAAGTAAATAATGCATGGGCTACATTAGAAGGAAGTCCAACCGAAGTATCGGGGACACCTTTATATGCGGGAAAAAACGTATTAGATAACTCAAAAGGAACAATGGATCAAGAGCTGTTAACACCCGAGTTTACCTATACCTATACGGAAAGCACTTCAAATACAACAACTCATGGATTAAAAGTAGGAGTCAAAACCACTGCTACCATGAAATTCCCGATTGCTCAGGGTAGCATGGAAGCTTCTACTGAATATAACTTTCAAAATTCTTCCACCGATACTAAAACTAAACAAGTATCATATAAAAGCCCATCACAAAAAATTAAAGTACCAGCAGGTAAAACCTTTAGAGTTTTAGCATACCTAAATACTGGATCTATTTCAGGTGAAGCTAACCTTTACGCAAATGTTGGGGGTATAGCCTGGAGGGTTTCACCAGGTTATCCCAATGGCGGAGGAGTAAATATAGGTGCTGTACTTACCAAATGCCAACAAAAAGGATGGGGAGATTTCAGAAACTTTCAACCTAGTGGAAGAGATGTAATCGTTAAAGGCCAAGGTACTTTCAAATCTAATTATGGAACGGACTTCATTTTAAAAATTGAAGACATCACAGATTCAAAGTTACGAAACAATAACGGGAGTGGAACTGTCGTTCAAGAGATTAAAGTTCCACTAATTAGAACTGAAATATAG
- a CDS encoding XRE family transcriptional regulator, translating to MTILLGKREKLKGKRLEKGFTREEFANVIGISKEHVKSLEYGRVNPSFKVMMKICDTLEGKPEELF from the coding sequence TTGACTATCTTGTTAGGAAAACGTGAGAAACTAAAAGGTAAACGTTTAGAAAAAGGGTTTACACGAGAAGAATTTGCCAATGTTATTGGTATCTCTAAGGAACACGTCAAAAGCCTAGAGTATGGCCGTGTAAATCCGAGCTTCAAAGTGATGATGAAAATTTGTGATACCCTTGAAGGAAAGCCAGAGGAACTTTTTTAG
- a CDS encoding transposase, translating to MSHKAKISGSEKIAAIEKYLRGEDSLNHLANLLDVSFPSIKQWLQTYQSLGPNGLLHTSKNSSYSTELKKTAVEDYLASRGSHMDICKRYGIKSTRQLRNWILKYNGHEKPKASGSGGTPIMTKGRATTYKERIEIVRFCIEHQHNYAQTAQKFQVSYQQVYSWTNKYIKSGVDALQDKRGKRKSEDEMSEVEKLRAHNKLLQAENRRKQMEIDLLKKLDEIQRRRF from the coding sequence ATGTCCCATAAAGCAAAAATATCTGGGTCAGAAAAGATTGCAGCTATTGAAAAATATCTTCGTGGGGAAGATTCGCTTAATCATTTAGCAAATCTTCTAGATGTTTCCTTTCCATCTATTAAACAATGGCTTCAAACTTATCAATCATTAGGTCCAAACGGATTGCTCCATACATCCAAGAACTCCTCCTATTCCACAGAATTAAAGAAAACAGCTGTCGAGGATTATCTGGCTAGTCGTGGTTCTCACATGGATATATGTAAAAGATACGGCATCAAATCAACCCGCCAACTGCGTAACTGGATCCTGAAGTATAATGGTCATGAGAAGCCGAAAGCTTCCGGTTCAGGAGGAACGCCAATCATGACAAAAGGACGAGCAACTACTTACAAGGAAAGAATTGAAATCGTAAGATTCTGTATAGAACATCAACACAATTATGCCCAAACCGCACAGAAATTTCAGGTATCCTATCAGCAAGTTTATTCTTGGACAAATAAATACATTAAATCTGGTGTAGATGCACTTCAGGATAAACGTGGAAAGCGAAAATCTGAAGATGAGATGTCCGAAGTGGAGAAACTGAGGGCACATAATAAGCTGCTTCAAGCTGAGAACAGAAGAAAGCAAATGGAGATTGATTTATTAAAAAAGCTGGACGAAATCCAAAGGAGGCGATTCTAA
- a CDS encoding DUF771 domain-containing protein: MLTVQIDETYVKELTKLEIQKILKESRSGCWWDLKRLEMETCRKRDWLIEKILLNPKFKRDMATISNSKDSGRWMFKAEDMRVFLNKNFHYLNSSDKEA, encoded by the coding sequence ATGCTTACTGTACAAATTGATGAAACGTATGTAAAGGAACTAACAAAGCTAGAAATACAAAAAATTCTCAAGGAATCTCGGAGTGGCTGTTGGTGGGATTTGAAGCGTTTGGAAATGGAAACGTGCCGTAAACGAGATTGGCTGATTGAAAAAATTTTGCTCAATCCAAAGTTCAAAAGGGATATGGCTACTATCTCGAATAGCAAAGATAGTGGCCGTTGGATGTTTAAAGCGGAAGATATGCGGGTGTTCTTGAATAAGAATTTTCATTATCTCAACTCATCTGATAAAGAGGCATGA
- a CDS encoding DUF3231 family protein — MDIFQLGRTIMGILSGNPQNEPMHYGEVFGVWSYLSGTKGLLAGYQLFINHTGDTDLKKFLEDTIQTMKQEIEQIEALLKVNGIVLPPSPPERPSASLESIPVGARFSDPEIAASVTKDIAAGLVACSQVMGQSIREDIGVMFGQFHITKAQYGVRLLRINKEKGWLIPPPLHVEIPEPAHV, encoded by the coding sequence ATGGATATTTTTCAACTAGGGAGGACAATCATGGGAATTTTAAGTGGTAATCCACAAAATGAACCAATGCACTACGGTGAAGTGTTTGGTGTTTGGAGTTATCTATCTGGTACAAAGGGCTTATTGGCTGGTTACCAACTATTCATTAACCATACTGGCGATACTGATCTTAAAAAATTTCTTGAAGATACTATCCAAACCATGAAGCAAGAAATTGAACAAATCGAAGCTTTGTTAAAAGTTAATGGTATTGTTCTACCCCCTTCTCCACCAGAAAGACCATCAGCATCATTAGAAAGTATTCCTGTTGGTGCTAGGTTTAGTGATCCTGAAATTGCTGCGTCTGTAACTAAGGATATAGCGGCTGGACTAGTTGCATGTAGTCAAGTTATGGGCCAGTCGATTAGAGAAGACATTGGCGTGATGTTTGGACAATTCCATATTACAAAAGCACAATATGGGGTAAGATTACTACGGATAAACAAAGAAAAAGGATGGTTAATTCCTCCACCCCTTCACGTAGAAATACCTGAACCTGCACACGTATAG
- a CDS encoding aspartyl-phosphate phosphatase Spo0E family protein: MEVLRKELEHRYFKKGSFLHPEVLQMSQQLDEYIVAFQKLTKH, encoded by the coding sequence ATAGAAGTCCTCCGTAAAGAGTTAGAGCATCGGTATTTCAAAAAAGGTTCCTTTTTACATCCAGAAGTATTGCAGATGAGCCAACAACTAGATGAGTACATTGTTGCCTTTCAAAAGCTTACAAAACACTAA
- a CDS encoding HNH endonuclease, which produces MPSKPIKTCLHSRCPTLTREAYCPIHQKKQVQQYDRERGSSTQRGYDAKWRKARIGFLKKHPLCKHCYDKGFLTGATVVDHIIAHKGDKTLFWDRNNWQPLCEQCHNRKTAREDRGAWR; this is translated from the coding sequence ATGCCTAGCAAACCAATAAAGACCTGTTTGCATTCAAGATGTCCAACATTAACAAGAGAAGCTTATTGCCCTATTCACCAGAAGAAACAAGTCCAGCAGTATGATCGGGAACGTGGATCATCTACGCAACGTGGCTACGATGCTAAGTGGAGAAAAGCAAGAATAGGATTTTTGAAAAAGCATCCACTCTGCAAACATTGCTATGACAAGGGATTCCTAACGGGTGCTACAGTAGTTGACCATATCATTGCACACAAGGGAGATAAGACGCTGTTTTGGGATCGGAACAACTGGCAGCCATTATGTGAGCAGTGTCATAACCGGAAGACTGCTAGAGAGGATAGAGGAGCTTGGAGATGA
- a CDS encoding XRE family transcriptional regulator, with protein MSLGERIRGRRKQLGLTQLEIAQQLNMGRSNFGHIENGRVIPSSTDLDKLADILKTTPGYLLGKTDNPVVNTQENPYPLTSKEEKDIAKKLQSMMDELESDTPLAFLGEPMDEEDRELLRISLENSLRISKQMAKKKFTPTKYRK; from the coding sequence ATGTCACTCGGAGAACGAATACGTGGTCGCCGTAAGCAATTAGGATTGACTCAATTAGAAATTGCCCAACAATTAAATATGGGTCGATCCAACTTTGGACATATCGAAAATGGTAGGGTAATTCCTTCTAGCACCGACTTAGATAAACTTGCAGATATTTTAAAGACAACACCTGGTTATTTATTAGGAAAGACAGATAATCCTGTTGTTAATACGCAAGAAAACCCATACCCTCTTACATCTAAAGAAGAGAAAGATATAGCAAAAAAATTACAATCCATGATGGATGAATTGGAGAGCGACACTCCACTAGCCTTTTTAGGGGAACCTATGGATGAAGAAGATAGGGAGTTATTAAGAATTTCCCTAGAAAATTCGTTAAGAATATCTAAACAAATGGCAAAGAAGAAGTTCACACCTAC
- a CDS encoding XRE family transcriptional regulator: protein MAESLTFTSLGELIKEKRIDLGLSLSELSRMTGINKGIISKIEWGETKRPELRTLKPIADVLDIPYEKVIERYIEIDHRIAIMEELLLESIEISNPCLITKVTIKFLENPKNDTDTSLEHIYNLANICTDNEVRITLYSIIIKYARSHGISLYIARGLYQKYLIEREDLKHLEESFKVGEESLHYVDFLTNEEKIVFYFRMALHAYNTKKYTQCIKMCQAGLKEDTENSELKARAYIAMINSMSRLGKYSDVEKHLEEFEKFNYPFVNEASQLTRAILKVRKKEYSLAIPLLEQCLEIMSGGSRIHVVNELLEIHISMNNMNYVSNIFQKENEILDLSSKTPYKHLSVGRYYRYKGIYQMNKGLIEEGMESFIKSLLSFGEVNAYFEMNECMNDIILGFVDCSEALSLQYLKRLNLVYNKIIGK, encoded by the coding sequence ATGGCTGAAAGTTTAACTTTCACATCATTGGGGGAACTGATAAAAGAAAAACGAATAGACTTGGGTTTGAGCTTATCAGAATTATCTAGGATGACAGGGATTAATAAAGGGATCATCTCAAAAATTGAGTGGGGCGAAACCAAGCGACCAGAGTTAAGGACTCTAAAACCAATCGCAGACGTCTTAGATATACCTTACGAAAAGGTCATTGAACGATATATTGAAATTGATCATCGAATTGCAATTATGGAAGAACTTTTATTAGAATCTATAGAAATCTCCAACCCCTGTTTGATCACTAAAGTGACAATCAAATTCCTTGAAAATCCTAAAAATGATACAGATACATCATTAGAACATATTTATAACCTTGCTAATATCTGTACAGACAATGAAGTGAGGATAACACTTTACAGCATTATTATTAAATATGCCAGATCGCACGGAATATCATTATATATAGCTAGAGGTTTATATCAAAAATATCTGATCGAGAGAGAAGATTTAAAACACTTGGAGGAATCTTTTAAAGTAGGGGAAGAATCTTTGCACTATGTTGATTTTCTAACTAACGAAGAAAAAATTGTTTTCTATTTTAGAATGGCATTACATGCATACAACACGAAAAAATATACTCAATGTATTAAAATGTGTCAGGCAGGACTAAAGGAAGATACAGAAAATAGTGAGTTAAAAGCTAGAGCATATATAGCCATGATTAACTCAATGTCTCGTTTAGGTAAATATAGTGATGTAGAAAAACATCTTGAAGAATTTGAGAAGTTCAATTATCCATTTGTTAATGAAGCTTCTCAACTCACTAGAGCAATCTTAAAAGTAAGAAAAAAGGAATATTCATTAGCTATTCCTTTGCTAGAACAATGCCTTGAGATTATGAGCGGCGGCTCTCGAATCCATGTTGTAAACGAGTTGTTAGAGATACATATTTCCATGAATAACATGAATTATGTTTCAAACATTTTTCAAAAAGAAAACGAAATACTTGATCTTAGTTCGAAAACGCCCTATAAGCACCTATCAGTTGGGAGATACTACCGTTATAAAGGGATTTATCAAATGAACAAAGGACTAATTGAAGAAGGTATGGAAAGCTTTATAAAAAGCCTTTTGTCATTTGGAGAAGTAAACGCATATTTTGAAATGAATGAATGTATGAATGATATTATTTTAGGCTTTGTAGATTGCTCAGAAGCCCTTTCGTTACAATATTTAAAAAGGTTAAATTTGGTGTATAATAAAATCATTGGTAAATAA
- a CDS encoding IS3 family transposase — protein MKKAGRNPKEAILSQVRYEPVYLAIRDLHESKSYPISLLCENMGIQRSSYYKWLNRKESHNEKFNKELLPMIKDAYEERNGILGYRQMTIKLNRQHNLTVNHKRIYRLMRILQIKSVCRRKKKSYIPSTPQITTENILNRDFESDGFGTKWLTDVTEMKYGLQSKAYLSAIMDLSDKSIVSFVVGHSNNNELVFRTFDIAHQSYPNAKPIFHSDRGFQYTNKMFKKKLDDAGMIQSMSRVSRCIDNGPMESFWGMIKSEMYYLNKFNTYKELEVAIMEYITYYNNHRYQKRLNCMTPLEYRHYLQNSAA, from the coding sequence ATTAAAAAAGCTGGACGAAATCCAAAGGAGGCGATTCTAAGCCAAGTCCGATATGAACCTGTATATCTTGCAATACGTGATCTTCATGAAAGTAAATCATATCCCATAAGTCTACTCTGTGAAAACATGGGAATTCAACGTTCTTCGTATTATAAATGGCTAAATAGGAAAGAAAGCCATAACGAGAAATTCAACAAAGAGTTGCTTCCCATGATTAAGGATGCCTATGAAGAAAGAAATGGGATCCTTGGATATCGTCAGATGACAATCAAACTAAACCGACAACACAATCTTACTGTTAACCATAAACGGATATACAGACTCATGAGAATCTTACAAATAAAATCAGTATGCCGCAGGAAGAAGAAAAGTTACATTCCGTCAACTCCTCAAATTACGACGGAAAATATTTTGAACAGAGATTTCGAATCCGACGGATTCGGTACAAAATGGCTCACTGACGTGACGGAAATGAAGTATGGCCTTCAAAGCAAGGCTTATTTGAGTGCAATCATGGATTTGTCAGATAAAAGTATTGTTTCTTTTGTGGTAGGGCATTCCAACAACAATGAACTTGTGTTTAGAACTTTTGATATCGCACATCAATCATATCCTAATGCTAAACCCATCTTTCATAGTGACCGAGGATTCCAATATACGAACAAAATGTTCAAAAAGAAACTGGACGACGCAGGAATGATACAAAGCATGTCGAGGGTATCTAGATGCATAGACAATGGACCGATGGAATCGTTTTGGGGAATGATAAAATCCGAGATGTATTATCTCAATAAATTTAATACATACAAAGAATTGGAAGTAGCAATTATGGAATACATAACTTACTACAATAACCATCGATACCAGAAAAGACTAAACTGTATGACGCCTTTGGAATACAGGCACTACCTTCAAAATTCAGCAGCATAA